The sequence GCAGCGCGACGAAGGGCCGGACGTCGGCCCGGACGCGCAGCACGAGGATGCCGGTCGCGCCGAAGAGGCCGAAGATCGCGCCGGAGGCGCCGAGCGAGGCGGCGTTCGGGGCCGCGAAGAGGTAGCTGGCCACGCTGCCGCCCACGGCGGCGATCAGGTAGAGGGCGAGGAAGCGCGCCCGCCCGAGCATCGACTCGATGGCCGGGCCGAGGAACCACAGGCTCAGCATGTTGACCGCGATGTGCCAGATCTCCTGGTGCAGGAAGGCGGCGGTGAGCAGCCGGTACCACTCGCCCTCGGCGACCCCCACGAGGTGGTCGGCGCCGTAGTAGGGAAGTGCCCGCCCGAGCATCTCCAGGTCGTCGAGCAGCCGCTGCTGGTCGGGCACGGCCTGCACGAGCAGGAAGACCGCGAGGTTGAGCGCGATCAGGATCTTGGTGAACAGCCGCGGATCGCCTTGCACCACGCCCCCGGCGAGGGTGCGTGGCCGCGCGTCCCCGCGCGGTGTGCGGCCCGTACCGCTGCCGCCCCGCTGCCACGGACGGGGCACGCGCGCCGCGGCGCTCGCCCCGCCGGGCGCCCCCGCCGGGACCGGCTCCGGGCCGCCGCCGCCCTGCCGGACGCAGTCGGGGCACTGGAAGCCGACCGAGGCGCTGATCATGCAGTCCGTGCAGATGGGGCGCTTGCAGCGGGTGCAGCGAATGCCCGTCTCGCGGTCCGGGTGGCGATAGCACGCGGGGGCGCCCGCCTCGGGCCCGCCGGGTCCCGTCGGCTCCCCGCCCGGCCCACCGGCGCTGCCGGGCTGGTCCTTCGGGTCCATGGGGCTCCTCCCTGAGCCGAGTGCGCCACCGCCGCTCGGCGGGGTCGGGACGTGGGCACGCCCCGTCCCCCTTGACGGATGGACGGGGCGTTTTGTTCCCGCGCCTGGTGTCCGCGCCCGGTTGCCGCGCGGGGACGTGCGAGAGCGGCCTCAGCGGCTCTCGATCACCACGTGCTCGATGACGGCGTCCTTGAGCGGACGGTCGGTGCGCGGGTTGGTGTCGGTGGTGGCGATCGCGTCGACGACCTTCTGGCTCGCCTCGTCCTCGACCGCGCCGAAGATCGTGTGCTTGTTGTTCAGCCAGTCCGGCTTGCTCACGGTGATGAAGAACTGCGAGCCGTTGGTGCCCGGACCCGCGTTCGCCATGGCGAGCAGGTACTCGCGGTCGAAGCGCAGGTCGGGGTGGAACTCGTCGGCGAACTGGTAGCCGGGGCCGCCGGTGCCGTTGCCGAGCGGGTCCCCGCCCTGGATCATGAAGTTCTCGATCACGCGGTGGAAGATCGTGCCGTCGTAGAGCGGCGCGTTGGTCTTCTCGCCGGTCGCCGGGTTGACCCACTCGCGCTCGCCCTTGGCCAGCTCGACGAAGTTCGCGACCGTCTTCGGGGCGTGGTTCGGCAGCAGCCGGACCTGGATGTCGCCGAAGGTGGTCTTGAGGGTGGCGTAAAGCTGCTCAGCCACGATGTGCCTTCCGTTGTCCTTGAAGCTCTCGCCCCGATCCTCGCACGGACGACGCCAGGAGCCACGTCCCGTCGAACCTCTGTACGGGGACGGACGGGGCCCTCCGGCCTGTCCGGGCCCCGCCGCCGACCCCCTCCTGAGTCCCTGCTGACCCGGATGGCCCGCCACTTGGCCCCCTCACGGCGATCCGGCGGGCATGATCGCGCCGGGGGTGGAAAGGTGAAATACCGTACGCCACCGAGGAGGAGGAACCCGTGACACGCATCGACAGCGTGCGCGCCGCGACGGGCTCGGCGAGGGAGAGCGTGCAGCACGCCGCGGAAGCGGTTGCTCCCTACGCCGACACCGCCCGAGAGCGCGCCGCACTCTACGCCGGAGAGGCCCGCGCCCGGCTCGCGCCGAAGGTCGCCCAGGCCGCCGACCAGGCCAAGGTCCAGTACGACGCCTACCTGGCCCCGCGCCTGGAGCAGGCCCGTACCCACATCCCGCCGCGCTTCGACGAAGCGGCGCAACAGGCCGCGGTCCAGGCCCGCAAGGCGGCCAAGCACACCCGTAAGGCGGCCCACCAGGCCGCCGACTACTCGCGTCCGCGCATCGAGCAGGCACGCGCCGCCGCGACCCCGGTCGCGGAGGAGGCGAGCGCGCGCAGCGCCGCGGCACTCGCCGCACTGCGCGGCCAGGTCTCGCCGAAGGACGTGAAGAAGCTCGCCAAGAAGAACCAGCGCCGTCGCGGCGGCGGCTTCTTCAAGGGCATCGCCGTCGTCACCCTGCTCGCGGGCGGCGCCTACGCCGCCTGGAAGTGGTGGGACAAGCAGGCGAACCCGGACTGGCTCGTCGAGCCCCCGGCCCCCACCGAGGTCCCGGAGGACGGCAGCCACCTGAGCGCGGTCGACGGGAGCCTCGACGCCGAATCCCCGTCGAGCGCCGAGCCGAAGGGCTGACCCACCGGCCCTCCCGCACGCGTACGCCCCCGGACGGAACCCTTCCGTCCGGGGGCTTTGCACGCGCCGGGCGATGTTCCCCGTGGAACAGGGGCGAGCCGGGAGCGCGCGATGTTTCACGTGGAACAAGGACGCCCGAGGCCCGCGTGATGTTCCACGTGAAACATGGGCCAACCGGACCAGGGCGATGTTTCACGTGAAACATCGCTCCGCGCGGTCGGCCCGCCCCGCCGCCTCAGACCGGCAACTGGTCCACGTACCGCTTGGCCATCACCAGCGAGACCCCCGGATGGCGCTCCCGCACCTCCTTGACGGCCGCGATCTTCCCGCGCTCGCGCGCGACCTCCCGCACCCGCCCCGCGTCCACCTGCCGCCGGAAGCTCTCGTAGGACCCGTACCGCTCCTCGAAGGCCCGCGCCTGCCTCCGCGTGCCCAGCCGGCTCAACACCACGGCCACCAGGACCACGACCATCCCGCCGTACAGCACCACGTCACCACTCATCGCCATCCCCCTCGCCCTGTCGTTTCCCGGTCTCCTCCCCAGCCTTCCCGGCGGCGAACCCGCCGTTCCCCGGCGAAGGGCACGGCGAAGGGCACGGCGGGCGCGCACGGCGGCTCATGGACCCGGCCCACGCGAAAGCCCCCCTCGCACGCGACGAGGGGGGCTCTGACCTGCGGTGGACCCTAGGAGAGTCGAACTCCTGACATCCGCCATGCAAAGACGGCGCTCTACCAACTGAGCTAAGGGCCCTGGATGCCGTACCAGCGCCGGAACCGACGCTGACACCTGGCACAGGATAGCGGTACACCCCCCGGCTTCCGCAAAAGCGATACCGGGGGCGCGGCAGGACGTCGTTGGGGCTGCCCTCGGCGCGGGCCGCTCCGTAGGATGCGCTCAGGCACGTGGGGCCGGAGCGGGACCGGGGAACGGACCGCCGCCGCACGGCCGGTGGTTCGCCCGTACGAACCGCGCCTGTGGGGAAGCCAAGGGGAGACGCACCATGGACGCAGCACACCAGGAAGCGGCGGCGAGAGCGGCGACGGCGGAGAGCGCCCGGCTCCCGCAGCCCGCCGCGGAGAGCGCCCGGCTCCCGCAGGAGAACGTCCCGGAGGCGGCACGCGCGCACGAGGACCGGGACCGTCATCAGGAAACCGCCGCGAAGTCACGGGAGTTGCAGCGCGTCTGGTACGGGGAGCCGCTCGGCACGCTCTTCCGCCGTCTCATCGACGACCTCGGCCTCAACCAGGCCCGCCTCGCCGCCGTCCTCGGCCTCTCCGCGCCGATGCTCTCGCAGCTCATGAGCGGCCAGCGCGCCAAGATCGGCAACCCGAGCGTCGTCCAACGGGTCCAGCTCCTCCAGGACCTCGCGGCGCAGGTCGCCGACGGCAGCGTTCCCGCGGCCGAGGCCACCGTGCGCATGGACGAGATCCGCGCCTCGCGCGGCGGCTCCGTGCTCTCGACGGGCCAGACCGGCTCGACGAGCGGCGGAGCCCCCACCGTGCGCCGCGTCGTCCGCGAGATGCAGGCCCTCCTGCGCTCGGTCGCCTCCGCACAGGACATCGTCGCCGCCGCCGCGCTCATCGCCGACGACCACCCCGAACTCGCCGAACTGCTGCGGGTCTACGGGGCCGGGCGCACCTCGGAGGCCATCGACCACTACGCCACCCACCAGGGCTGAGCGCCGCCGTGGCCGAGATCTTCGCGGGCCGCTACGTCCTCGCCGACCCCATCGGGCGCGGCGGCGCGGGCGCCGTCTGGCGCGCCTGGGACCGGCGACGCCGCCGCTACGTCGCGGCGAAGGTGCTGCACCGCCGCGACGCGCACACGCTGCTGCGCTTCGTACGGGAACAGGCCCTGCGCATCGACCACCCGCACGTCCTCGCCCCGCGCAGCTGGGCCGCCGACGACGAGCAGGTCCTCTTCACGATGGACCTCGCGCGCGGCGGCAGCGTCGAGCGCCTCGTCGGCGACTACGGGCCCCTGCCGCCCGCGTACGTGTGCGTCCTGCTCGACCAGCTCCTCGCCGGGCTCGGCGCGGTGCACGCCGAGGGCGTCGTCCACCGCGACGTGAAACCGGCGAACCTCCTCCTCGAAGCGACCGGCACCGGCCCTCCGCACCTGTGGCTCTCCGATTTCGGCATCGCGGCGCACCGCGACGAACCGCGCCTGACCGAACCGGACCACGTCGTCGGCACCCCCGGCTGGATCGCCCCCGAACAGCTCCTCGGCGCCGAACCGGACGTACCCGCCGACCTCTACGCCGCCGGGCTCGTCGCGATCCACCTCCTCACCGGCGGCCGTCCCGACGCGCAGGGCCTCGTCTCGGCCTACGCGCGCGGCGTCCCGCCCGCCCCGCGCGACGTCCCCGCGCCGCTGTGGAGCGTGCTCGGCCCGCTCCTGCACCCCGATCCGCAGCACCGCTTCCGTACCGCGACGGCCGTGCGCAAGGCGCTCGCCGAGGCCGCGCGGCTCCTGCCGGGCACGGGCACGTACGAGGAGCCCATCGAGGTCTTCGACCAACTCGGCCCGCCCCCGCCCGGTTTCACCGAGCAGGGCCCGCTGCCGCGCCCCTTCGACCCCGAGGTCCCGTACGGGGAGAGCGCGCCGCCGTCCGCGCACGGCACGACGCCGCCTTCGGCCTCCCTGCCGCACGCGGCCCCGACGACGACCGTGGCCCGCCCCGTGCCCCCGCCACCCGCGCACCCGCCGGCCCCTGCGCCTGCGGCCCCGCACCCCGCGGCGCCCGAACGGCGGCGCGGCGGCGGGCCACCGGCCCGGGTCGCGGTGCCCGTGCTGCTGCTCGCGCTGCTGTGCTTCGCGGTCGGCTTCTGGGCGCTCACACAGGCCCCCTGAGGTCACGTCAGGCGGCGCGCCGCCCGCGCAGCCGCCACGCGCCGAGCCACCCCACCAGCGCGAGACCGGCCGCGAAACTGCCCACCGCGAGCCACCGCATCCCCGCGCCACCCGGCGCCGCGGCCCGTCGCTCCCCCTCCGGGCCGCTCCCCGCCCGGTCCCCGCCGACCTGGAAGATCCCGGCGCCCCCGGGGTACGTGACGGCCTTGCCCGCGCGTCCCTCGTCCCGCACCGCGACCCGCAGCACGACCCCGAGCGGCTCGTCCCCGTACGCCGCCGCGAGTTCCGGGCTCAGCGAGACCCGCACGACGTAGGTGCCCGGGAAGCGCAGCGCGCGCAGGCCGCCGCCCGCGTAGCGGTTGGCGAAGGCGACGGGGGCTCCCGCGTCGAGGTGCGCCGAGGCGGGCGTGCCCGCGTAGAAGGCGGCGTCCGAGACGACCTCGGCCCGTACGGGGCTGTCGAGCGCGGCACGCAGCGCCGAGGCCACGGTCTTCCCGCCCGAGCCGCCCGCGACGGCGCT comes from Streptomyces sp. Tu6071 and encodes:
- a CDS encoding serine/threonine-protein kinase — encoded protein: MAEIFAGRYVLADPIGRGGAGAVWRAWDRRRRRYVAAKVLHRRDAHTLLRFVREQALRIDHPHVLAPRSWAADDEQVLFTMDLARGGSVERLVGDYGPLPPAYVCVLLDQLLAGLGAVHAEGVVHRDVKPANLLLEATGTGPPHLWLSDFGIAAHRDEPRLTEPDHVVGTPGWIAPEQLLGAEPDVPADLYAAGLVAIHLLTGGRPDAQGLVSAYARGVPPAPRDVPAPLWSVLGPLLHPDPQHRFRTATAVRKALAEAARLLPGTGTYEEPIEVFDQLGPPPPGFTEQGPLPRPFDPEVPYGESAPPSAHGTTPPSASLPHAAPTTTVARPVPPPPAHPPAPAPAAPHPAAPERRRGGGPPARVAVPVLLLALLCFAVGFWALTQAP
- a CDS encoding helix-turn-helix domain-containing protein, yielding MDAAHQEAAARAATAESARLPQPAAESARLPQENVPEAARAHEDRDRHQETAAKSRELQRVWYGEPLGTLFRRLIDDLGLNQARLAAVLGLSAPMLSQLMSGQRAKIGNPSVVQRVQLLQDLAAQVADGSVPAAEATVRMDEIRASRGGSVLSTGQTGSTSGGAPTVRRVVREMQALLRSVASAQDIVAAAALIADDHPELAELLRVYGAGRTSEAIDHYATHQG
- a CDS encoding rhomboid family intramembrane serine protease, yielding MDPKDQPGSAGGPGGEPTGPGGPEAGAPACYRHPDRETGIRCTRCKRPICTDCMISASVGFQCPDCVRQGGGGPEPVPAGAPGGASAAARVPRPWQRGGSGTGRTPRGDARPRTLAGGVVQGDPRLFTKILIALNLAVFLLVQAVPDQQRLLDDLEMLGRALPYYGADHLVGVAEGEWYRLLTAAFLHQEIWHIAVNMLSLWFLGPAIESMLGRARFLALYLIAAVGGSVASYLFAAPNAASLGASGAIFGLFGATGILVLRVRADVRPFVALLVINLIITFGWSNIAWQAHIGGLVVGVLVAAGLVYAPRRHRALVQWGTCAVVLAGLVVCVLARTAALT
- a CDS encoding peptidylprolyl isomerase, whose product is MAEQLYATLKTTFGDIQVRLLPNHAPKTVANFVELAKGEREWVNPATGEKTNAPLYDGTIFHRVIENFMIQGGDPLGNGTGGPGYQFADEFHPDLRFDREYLLAMANAGPGTNGSQFFITVSKPDWLNNKHTIFGAVEDEASQKVVDAIATTDTNPRTDRPLKDAVIEHVVIESR
- a CDS encoding DUF5324 family protein, with amino-acid sequence MTRIDSVRAATGSARESVQHAAEAVAPYADTARERAALYAGEARARLAPKVAQAADQAKVQYDAYLAPRLEQARTHIPPRFDEAAQQAAVQARKAAKHTRKAAHQAADYSRPRIEQARAAATPVAEEASARSAAALAALRGQVSPKDVKKLAKKNQRRRGGGFFKGIAVVTLLAGGAYAAWKWWDKQANPDWLVEPPAPTEVPEDGSHLSAVDGSLDAESPSSAEPKG